A window of Peromyscus eremicus chromosome 7, PerEre_H2_v1, whole genome shotgun sequence contains these coding sequences:
- the LOC131915509 gene encoding large ribosomal subunit protein eL30-like, with product MVASKKTKKSLKSINSRLQLVMKSGKYVLGYKQTLKMIRQGKAKLVILANNCPALRKSEIEYYAMLAKTGVHHYSGNNIELGTACGKYYRVCTLAIIDPGDSGIIRSMPEQTGEK from the coding sequence atggtggcCTCAAAGAAGACGAAAAAGTCTCTGAAGTCAATCAACTCTAGGCTCCAACTTGTTATGAAAAGTGGAAAGTATGTGCTGGGGTACAAACAGACTCTGAAGATGATCAGACAGGGCAAAGCGAAATTGGTTATCCTCGCCAACAACTGTCCAGCTTTGAGGAAATCTGAAATAGAATACTATGCCATGTTGGCTAAAACTGGTGTTCATCACTACAGTGGCAATAACATTGAATTGGGCACAGCATGTGGAAAATACTACAGAGTATGCACACTGGCTATCATTGACCCAGGTGATTCTGGTATTATTAGAAGCATGCCAGAACAGACTGGTGAAAAGTAA